In Hemibagrus wyckioides isolate EC202008001 linkage group LG16, SWU_Hwy_1.0, whole genome shotgun sequence, the sequence AGGATTCAAATTTTAATCTTTTTGTTTGAATCGGGATTTAcacttaatatttttttcagatcAGGATATAGATTAAAATGTTTCGTTTGGATCaagatttagattttaatcTTTTTCTTCTGATCAGGATTTAGATTCAAATTTTTTGTTCGGATCAGGATTTAGATTTGAATCTTTTTGAAATTCAGGAATAAACCAGCTTTAAGTGTGTTCCTCTGGACCTACCTGATACTGCACAGCTCTTCCTCCTTTCTGTGTGACAGAGACACtgatctcctcctcttcctccacaaaTCTCTGACTGTATTCAGAGTCCTGGTCCAACACATAACCCGTCTCCTCCACGATGTCCTCTAGGTGGAACACCTAACACAAAAAGgagcaaaaaacacacactctcatatcaCTCAGTGTTCTACTACAACACAAGCTTTCGAGTCACTGTGCTGTACTGGAGATGGAAAGTCAGACTCGCCTCTACAGGAAAGGTCTTGCCGGGGATAGTGACCACGGGGCAGCGGTTAAAATACCGAGCAAATTTGTCGCAATCCACTGTAGCGCTCATGAGGATGAGTTGCAGGTCGGAACGCTTGTGAATCACGTTCTtgaggatggtgaggaggaAATCCGACTGCACGCTGCGCTCGTGGACCTGCACACGTTTCAACACAAGGAACTGTATTAAAAAAACTGCACCTTCAGAGAGAGTAGCATGGTCACTGGTCACTGAAACTGGTTTATAAGATCAAACTGAGCATGTGTGCGTGGTCACCTCATCCacgatgatgtgtgtgatggaggacaGGAGTGGGTCCTGTTGCAGTTTCCTCAGCAGGACCCCAGTAGTGCAGTAGAGAAGACGAGTAGAAGCACTGGAGCGGTTCTCCATCCGGATCTGATACCCACACAGcgaattctacacacacacacacaatacatacatatacatatacatacatacatatatacattatatatatatatatatatatatatatatacacatatatatatacactcacatattcTGATGACTTTCTATtacagggaaagagagagagagacagaaacacaaacagcatCAGTTTCATCTTCACCTTGCTACCCGGTTGGTCCTCGCTCCCCAGCTCCTGGTTAACTCTGCTAGCGAGACTCATGGCAGAGATCCTCCTTGGCTGAGTGACCACCACGTTACACTgctttgttttctcttcttttcccaGCACCTCCTCCAAGATGAACTGGGGGATTTGGGTGCTTTTTCCGCTGCCCGTCTCTCCGGCAATGACCACCACGCGGTGGCGCTGTAGAGCCTCGAGTACTCGCACACAGTGCTGAAACACAGGGAGGCGCTGGCGCTCGGGCAACAACCTTGCGTGAGCGTGAACAGAAAATAAGTTAGTCTATAACGAGTAGGATCAGATAGATTCCAATACTTATGCAAACCAGGATAAAACAACCTGTGTGCTAGCTCTGAGCCCCGGAGCTGTAAAAAGAGCGAGCGTgacttttcttcctcctccttctccttctcctcattTTCCTCCTCTTCCATGTCAGCCAGAGCTTCCCATGAGTCCTCGGTGCAGTGGGAGGGGCTTGAGTCAGTGGGGCAGTTCTCTGACTGCGGTTGCTGCTGTTTGATGCGAGCGAGGAGGCGGGAGATGAACTGATCACGTGGTTTGTTAATGGCTGAACGAGTGAgttcctcctgctgctgctcccCATCACGCCACTCCAACCAAACGTCCCGGTATGGAGGAGGGAGGAGCtgatggacagactgagagacagagggaaaatAATGAGGATGTGCAGATATGGATTTCTCACAAAGATCTCACTGGATCTACTGGAGCTTGATCCAGACGGCTGTTCCACCCACCTGCCCTTTCACCAGGTTATACAGCGCAAGGGTGGCTCCTAAATGCTGCGCCTGCATGCTGTCCTCCGTCAGGATGGTGGGACAAACCTCCAACACATCGTCCGGCCTCTGAATAcgcaccctgaaacacacacacacgcacacacacacaccatacacaactatTCAAGATCAAATGCAAATAAATCGATTTTAACCAAAATCTTAAACCTAAAAACTTTTGTCATTGTTTATACTTTACAtattgcattgtattattttacacaTCATATAAGATCAAGAAGATTTAGATTTATATCTTTTCTGTGCTTTTGgatcaggattttttttggttCGAATCAGGATTTAGATTCAAATCTTTTTGTTTGAATCAGGATTTAGATTTGAATCTTTTTGTTCGAATCAGGATTTAGATTCAAATCTTTTTGTTCGACTCAGGATTTAGATTCAAATCTTTTTGTTCGAATCAGGATTTAGATTTGAATCTTTTTGTCGAATCAGGATTTAGATTTGAATTGTTTTATTCGAATCAGGATTTAGATTTAAATCTTTCTGTTCAATCAGGATTTagatttcaatttttttgcTCGGATCAGGAtatagattagattttttttccagattagGATTTAGATTTAAAACTTTTTGTTCAAATCAGGATTTAGATTTGAATCcttttgtttgtattattatttggaTTTGAGTCTTTTTGTTCAGATCAGGATTTAGATTTGAATCTTTGTGTTAAGATCAGGATTTGAATCTGTTTTGTTCAGAAAAGGGTTTAGATTTGAATCTTTTTGTTCAGCTCAGGATTTACATTCCAATCCTTTTGTTTAGATCAGGATTTCGATTTGAATTCATTTGTTCAGATCAGGATTTAGATTTGAATCCTTTTTATCTTTTTGGATTTAGATTTAAATCGTTCTACATTCAGATTCGAATCTTTTATGGATCAATATTCAGATTTGAATCTTTCTGTATCTGAATCTGATCAGGATTTAGGGTTGTCCCAGTCGAAATTTTTACAGTGATTTGACTGACCTGCACTTCCAGTATCTCCCAGCTGGAACTTTCTGGAAAGACGGCGCTGGGCTTTTAGGCAGGTTCTTCCTGCACCAGTCGATCAGGAACTGTTTGGGCGACTTTCCCGTCCAGCTGCGACCCGTGTAATCGAAGTCACGGATGTCCTTCGGCTCCTTCTTCGTCTTCTCGGCTGAACACCAGACGCAGACGTCATGCAGTTGTAGTAAAGAtcaatttttaaatgtatatgtcTCGGTGTTACAGTGCTTACGTTTCTCTTCCGGCGTTTGATTGGCCCGCTCGAACAAATTGAAGTTGAGCTCATCGTTCCCGGCAGCCACAGCAGAAGGTTTTTTCTCCACTTTAGGAGCCTCTGTCACTTTGATGGCCGGGTTAAACAGCGGGTGAGACTCCAACGGCTTCATCTCTAAATACAACAGAGACGCTTTCACCCACAGTTACGATGCACTGGCGTGAAATGGTGGATTAATTGTGAATCGGATAGTTAGTAGGGGTTTACTAGATTCTCTAGCTTGTCCTAGTTCAATGAACATCaaactaaatatttaaaatgactcCAGATGTCTTTCACTGCTTCGACCTGGCCATTACAGATGTTTTGTCTCCTCGCAGCTCTTTGGTTCACACTGACTTTTCTTCATTGAAGTTGGATTTAGGGTTTAGATTTAAATCTTTCTGCTGCTGGATCAGGATTTagatttgaatttatttttggaTCAGGTTTAAGATTTCAATCCTTATTTAAATCAGGACTTAGATTTGAATTTAGTTTTTGGAGTCAGGTTTTATAACTGAATTTGTCTGGATCAGGATTTAGAGTTTTTGTTTAGATAAGGATTTAGAATTGAATCTTTTTTGGATCGGGGTTCAGATCTGAATCTTTGTTTAGATAAGGATTTAGAATTGAATCTTTTTTGGATCGGGGTTCAGATCTGAATCTTTGTTTAGATAAGGATTTAGAATTGAATCTTTTTTGGATCGGGGTTCAGATCTGAATCTTTTTTTGGATCAGGATTAAGATCTGAATCTTTTTTTGGATCGGGATTCAGATCTGAATGTTTTCTTTGGATCAGGATTCAGagctgaatctttttttttggatcaggatttagatttaaatctttttttttttgcactgttaCAAAAAAATCCACTACTACACTGATtatatgtgtgttttgtctCCATCATCAATCTTTtagtaaaggtgtgtgttaaaAGTTTTTGGGCCATACTGAGCTTTGCATCGggatatgaagcattttcagcatacaaacAAACCGAAACGAAGTCGTGTGTATGTCCAGGAACCAcacaaaacttgttagcgttagtggaaagccaagtgaagcgagtttataaatttattttccaGTCACTGAAAGTTGTTTGGAAAgactcaacccacgataccaacgtagccttcagcatgtgttcaatagctaggtgattttccgggcgtttttttgttgacagattgggggcgtgggcggtctgttctatttttagcccaagctttgtggcacgacttcctgtgaggagccttgacatggaatgcttggcttggggtcagttctttgtaagcagccatacagtttacatacacttcatattggtaatatttttgggcggctcgAACggatcatctgcatttacattatttcttatggaaaaagcaatacaaattttcgcttCAAGAACTCGAATTAAATTTATATGCTACTGTATGAAGCCACACATCCactaatgcagctcagccactgcagagAATCAATGACCACAGGCTAATGCTTCCTCATCgtatagggtgccaatacttttgtttggtttaagttttaaacagtCTTGGTTTGCGTTTATGAGTGTATCAAGGTGGTGTGTGAAACGAATAAATCGGTGATGAGAAATAAACCTTGTTGTATGACCCGGATGCGGTCCTGTGCACTCCGCTGTCCCGCTTTGTCCTTCTTGGCTTTAGCGTCTGAGGCTAACTCTCTCGCGTCGTACAGCTGAGCCGTGAGCATCAGATAGCGATCATTCTGGAGAGAGACGTGACGAACTCGTCATCAACACATGCTGAAGCTTTCCGGAAGCTCACTCTGATTAAACCATGACTTACAGGATCGAATTTCTTGTCCGTCTCAGGGCTGAGAGAGCCGTCTCCGTTccactcctcctcttcctcgctGCTCTCCTGTTCTGCGTATCTGAGAATCCACTCCTTCACACTCGACCCATCATCCTTCACCTGCAGCAGGTCAGGTCATATTTCGCTTTAGATTTACTACTTATAACCAAACTATATTAGATCTAGATTTGAATCTGGATTTAGAtctggatctttttttttttggatcaggATTGAGagttgtctttgtttttttttaaatcaggatTTCGATTAGATATTTTTTAGATAAGGATTTAaatttgagaattttttttggATCAGCATTTAGAATAAAATCTTTCTGAATCTGGATCAGGATTTAGAATTAATTTTTTCTATCAGGATTTAGATTTCAATCTTTCTTTGGATCGGTTTTTAGATTTAAATCTAGTTAAATAAATTCTGCATTTGGATCAGGATTTAGattcaaaatattttcagaTCAAATtagagattttattattttttttttttgcacttacattttaatcttatttttttttaaatcagaattTAAATTGGAATCTTTTTTGGATCAGGATTgagagatgatttttttttaaaatcaggatttagattagatttttttgtatCAGGGTTTAAAtttgatataattttttttggatCAGCATTTAGATctggatttctttttaattttttaggaTTTAAATCTGAATCTTTTCTTTTTGAACAGAATTTAGAATAAAATCTTTCTGAATGTGGATCAGGAtttagaattaatttttttttatcaggatTTATATTCGAATCTTTCTTAAGATCAGTTTTTAGATTAAAATTTCTCTGCATTTGGATCACGATTTAGATCTGAAACATTTTTTAGATCAGGATtgagagttgtttttttttaatcaggatttagaatagatttttttgtatCAGGGTTTAAATTTGATATAACTTTTTTTGGATCAGCATTTAGAtctggatttcttttttaacttatCAGGATTCAgatctgaatattttcattttgttttggatCAGGATTCAGAATCTTTTTTTATcaggatttatatatatatatatttttttatctttcttttgaTCAGTATTTAGATTTAAATCTTTCTGCAGCTGGATCAAGACTtggatttaaatttatttttggaTCAGGTTTTAGATTTGAATCTTTATTTAAATCAGGACTTAGATTTGAATTTAGTTTGGAATCAGGATTTGTAACTGAATTTGTTTGAATCAGGATTTAGATTTGATTTTTTGGATCAGGTTTtagaattaaaatgttttggatCAGGATTTAGATGAGTTTTTGTTTAGATAAGGATTTAGAATATAATCTTTTTTTGAATCAGGATTCAGATCTGAAATCTTTTTTTGAATCAGGATTCAGATCTGAATCTTTTTTTGGATCGGGATTTAGGCAGAAATCCTGATCTTGTTCCATCCCACAGTTCATCAGTAACTCTTTAAAACGTTTAACCTTTGCTCTTTGCTTGTCCTCAGGTTTGAGGCTCTGGGTTTGAGAGACTTTTTGGCTTTCCTCTTGTTGCTGATCCTGAAACTTGGCTCGGCTCTTACTGTTCTCCTGTTCGCGTAAACTCTGGCTGAATCCCTCCGGCAGCTCATCTTTCaacagaggaataaaggaggagtaagagagtgaatgtgtgtaatctGATTCATATTAAACCTAATAAAAGCGTTCACACCCGTAACAAATAATCAGGTTCGTGTATTTTACCGTCTCTGAGATTAAGACACAGCCAGTCGAGAGCTGAGTGGAGATCGCCTCCGTACAACACGCTGCTCTTCATGGCCTCCTCGATATGCTGCGTCTTAAAGCCGAACTTCTGCAGAGCCGTGTAGAGATCCTACACACAACCAGGCAATAAACACATGttcataacaaacacacacacaaacaaacaagcaagtgTAGTGAACATCTTCCTCACCAGCAGCTTCTTAGACGTGATTCGGCCAGACACGGGTCCTCTATCCGCATGCTCCTGTCTGTGGTCATTGATCAGCTTGATGATCTTCTTCTCCAGATCAGGATGAATAACGACCttcagaacagagcagaaaatTTACAAAACACAACATCCATTATTCTTTCAGTGACTGACGTCAACTCTTAACGAGAAACTGAACAAtaatgacagaaagagagagagacagggatacagacagacagacagctggagatggagatacagagagagacacataaagaaatagacagacagacagacagatatacagagagagacaggcagacagacagacagatatagagatatagggagagagactgaaagagagggggggcaaACAGAGAGATCACTCCTCACTTTCAGCACTGATTTATCCGGAGCTCCGCTGTTGTCCCCCTGTGAGGAGCTGCTGCTGGAGAGAACGTAGGTCTTAGGTcctgaaaaaaacacaaacaaacatcagaatcTCAGTGAAGTCCTGCAGAgtgtacaggggtggtgtgtagtgtacaggggtggtgtgtggtgtacaggggtggtgtggggtgtacaggggtggtgtgtggtgtacaggggtggtgtgtggtgtacaggggtggtgtgtggtgtacaggggtggtgtggggtgtacaggggtggtgtgtagtgtacaggggtggtgtgtagtgtacaggggtggtgtgtagtgtacaggggtggtgtgtagtgtacaggggtggtgtggggtgtacaggggtggtgtggggtgtacaggggtggtgtggggtgtacaggggtggtgtgtagtgtacaggggtggtgtggggtgtacaggggtggtgtggggtgtacaggggtggtgtggggtgtacaggggtggtgtgtggtgtacaggggtggtgtggggtgtacaggggtggtgtggggtgtacaggggtggtgtgtggtgtacaggggAGGTGTGGggtgtacaggggtggtgtgtggtgcacaggggtggtgtggggtgtacAGGGGAGGTGTGGggtgtacaggggtggtgtggggtgtacaggggtggtgtgtggtgtacaggggtggtgtgtggtgtacaggggtggtgtggggtgtacgggggtggtgtggggtgtacggggggggtgtggggtgtacaggggtggtgtggggtgtacaggggtggtgtggggtgtacaggggtggtgtggggtgtacaggggtggtgtggggtgtacaggggtggtgtggggtgtacAGGGGTGCTGTGGggtgtacaggggtggtgtggggtgtacaggggtggtgtggggtgtacaggggtggtgtgtggtgtacaggggtggtgtgtagtgtacaggggtggtgtgtagtgtacaggggtggtgtgtagtgtacaggggtggtgtgtggtgtacaggggtggtgtgtggtgtacaggggtggtgtggggtgtacaggggtggtgtggggtgtacaggggtggtgtgtggtgtacaggggtggtgtgtggtgtacaggggtggtgtggggtgtacaggggtggtgtggggtgtacaggggtggtgtgtggtgtacaggggtggtgtgtggtgtacaggggtggtgtgtggtgtacaggggtggtgtggggtgtacaggggtggtgtggggtgtacaggggtggtgtgtagtgtacaggggtggtgtgtagtgtacaggggtggtgtgtggtgtacaggggtggtgtggggtgtacaggggtggtgtgtagtgtacaggggtggtgtgtagtgtacaggggtggtgtggggtgtacaggggtggtgtggggtgtacaggggtggtgtggggtgtacaggggtggtgtgtggtgtacaggggtggtgtgtagtgtacaggggtggtgtgtagtgtacaggggtggtgtgtggtgtacaggggtggtgtggggtgtacaggggtggtgtgtagtgtacaggggtggtgtggggtgtacaggggtggtgtgtggtgtacaggggtggtgtgtagtgtacaggggtggtgtgtggtgtacaggggtggtgtggggtgtacaggggtggtgtgtagtgtacaggggtggtgtgtggtgtacaggggtggtgtggggtgtacaggggtggtgtgtggtgtacaggggtggtgtggggtgtacaggggtggtgtggggtgtacaggggtggtgtggggtgtacaggggtggtgtgtggtgtacaggggtggtgtgtggtgtacaggggtggtgtggggtgtacaggggtggtgtgtggtgtacaggggtggtgtgtggtgtacaggggtggtgtgtggtgtacaggggtggtgtggggtgtacaggggtggtgtgtggtgtacaggggtggtgtggggtgtacaggggtggtgtggggtgtacaggggtggtgtgtggtgtacaggggtggtgtgtagtgtacaggggtggtgtggggtgtacaggggtggtgtgtggtgtacaggggtggtgtgtagtgtacaggggtggtgtgtggtgtacaggggtggtgtgtagtgtacaggggtggtgtgtAGTAATGTGGATTTAAACAGCACCAGACCTTTAGTTTTGCTGCCGTTTGTTTTCTGCTGCGGCTTTGCGGCAACATCTGGAGCTCCAGCTGTTAATCCGACCGGCgctgacttcttcttcttccctccCA encodes:
- the dhx29 gene encoding ATP-dependent RNA helicase DHX29, translating into MGGKKKKSAPVGLTAGAPDVAAKPQQKTNGSKTKGPKTYVLSSSSSSQGDNSGAPDKSVLKVVIHPDLEKKIIKLINDHRQEHADRGPVSGRITSKKLLDLYTALQKFGFKTQHIEEAMKSSVLYGGDLHSALDWLCLNLRDDELPEGFSQSLREQENSKSRAKFQDQQQEESQKVSQTQSLKPEDKQRAKVKDDGSSVKEWILRYAEQESSEEEEEWNGDGSLSPETDKKFDPNDRYLMLTAQLYDARELASDAKAKKDKAGQRSAQDRIRVIQQEMKPLESHPLFNPAIKVTEAPKVEKKPSAVAAGNDELNFNLFERANQTPEEKPEKTKKEPKDIRDFDYTGRSWTGKSPKQFLIDWCRKNLPKSPAPSFQKVPAGRYWKCRVRIQRPDDVLEVCPTILTEDSMQAQHLGATLALYNLVKGQSVHQLLPPPYRDVWLEWRDGEQQQEELTRSAINKPRDQFISRLLARIKQQQPQSENCPTDSSPSHCTEDSWEALADMEEEENEEKEKEEEEKSRSLFLQLRGSELAHRLLPERQRLPVFQHCVRVLEALQRHRVVVIAGETGSGKSTQIPQFILEEVLGKEEKTKQCNVVVTQPRRISAMSLASRVNQELGSEDQPGSKNSLCGYQIRMENRSSASTRLLYCTTGVLLRKLQQDPLLSSITHIIVDEVHERSVQSDFLLTILKNVIHKRSDLQLILMSATVDCDKFARYFNRCPVVTIPGKTFPVEVFHLEDIVEETGYVLDQDSEYSQRFVEEEEEISVSVTQKGGRAVQYQETIVRDPGSCWDLGPELDHFSSRTRHALQHMNPNKINMELILDLLDYLDKSPQFAAIDGAVLVFLPGLAHIQQLYDLLTTDKRFSCKNRYKLVALHSTLSSQDQAAAFTVPPAGVRKIVLSTNIAETGVTIPDVAFVIDTGKTKENRYHEGSQMSSLVETFVSKASAVQRQGRAGRVRNGYCFRLYTNTRFNGFVDYSKPEILRVPLEELCLHIMKCEYGSPEDFLSCALDAPPQQAVCNAVCMLRKIGACHRESYTLTPLGLHLASLPVDAKIGKMLIFGAILGCLEPVATIAAAMSEKSPFSTPMNRKEEANLAKDALATANSDHLTIYNAYQGWKKASRDGLRAEMSYCRKHFLNRTALITIESVKQELVRMVQQTGLSSASLPSFSKQEVPVVVAVLSAGVYDNVGRIIPVASVLPEERVACTAETPQGKAQVHPSSVNRNLQTHGWLLYQEKVKYSKVYLRDTTLTSPFPILLFGGDIDVQHRERLVSVDGWIHFQAPVRIGVIFKHLRQLLDSLLERKLANPKLSLEDEKTIQIILELIKSEKIPR